One part of the Desulfonema ishimotonii genome encodes these proteins:
- a CDS encoding methyl-accepting chemotaxis protein: MKDLSVLFKKSIAAKLFLANLMTCIMFGIIGIAAFYSFHHSKKQLTAIFKKEINLVIENGRVARELGRIIAETNLLMSTFYGREAFLKTEGERLIRASSKISANSADTHLKEYLHNFTQKVKTVVAQCSAVNRIRQAIITSNRKLDDQLARLKEVVADEIVNLTIEGKDASIMNRLSFGIAGYNEALLRLDLRFNKLGLAYFEAPVEEKEHPVFTLLDNLMLKMRTLTAYEEKIAKHGRELLDRGEKYKETVLRFHQAAANLKTRLHEMNCEKNCLLDLLGKTDKKTIRTSEQNITNLTGRISRAMVSGGLIISLVTLAVLVFAYTLSRSVNNSLSRVITGLQIAFDKIAGVSGQVMQVSRQLALETSEQAASLEEVSSSLEEMASMTRQNSDNAGKTDHIVRNSLKGMKAANLSMGQITQSMQEISQATSETRKIVKTIDEIAFQTNLLSLNAAIEAARAGKAGAGFAVVADEVRSLAMQSAEAAKNTALIIETTGRRVKGGAEQVSASGDVFTRMEADSHKVTELVGEVAEGSKEQAIGIEQVNKTVTEIDRVVQQSAANSQDLSGTFEEMNALVGHMDTMIHELILLAGRNGKKRISRQRALKITPPLRKPAITPAAD, translated from the coding sequence CCACAGTAAAAAACAATTAACCGCAATATTTAAAAAGGAGATAAATCTCGTCATTGAAAATGGGCGGGTCGCCAGAGAACTCGGACGGATTATCGCCGAAACCAACCTCCTGATGAGTACGTTCTATGGCCGGGAAGCATTCCTGAAAACAGAAGGTGAACGGCTGATCAGGGCCTCTTCAAAGATTTCCGCAAATAGCGCTGATACACATTTAAAGGAATACCTGCATAACTTTACACAAAAGGTGAAGACGGTTGTGGCGCAATGCTCGGCGGTAAACCGTATCCGGCAGGCTATCATAACATCAAACCGAAAGCTGGATGACCAGCTGGCCCGTCTGAAGGAGGTGGTTGCCGACGAGATTGTAAACCTGACCATAGAGGGAAAAGACGCATCCATTATGAACCGCCTCTCCTTTGGCATTGCCGGATATAATGAAGCACTTCTCCGGCTTGACCTGCGATTCAACAAACTGGGCCTGGCCTACTTTGAAGCCCCGGTTGAGGAAAAGGAGCACCCCGTGTTCACCCTGCTGGATAACCTCATGCTGAAGATGCGGACCCTGACCGCCTATGAGGAGAAGATTGCGAAACATGGCAGGGAACTCCTTGACAGGGGGGAAAAATACAAAGAAACCGTATTGCGGTTTCATCAGGCTGCCGCAAATCTGAAAACACGCCTGCATGAGATGAACTGTGAAAAAAACTGTCTGCTGGACCTGCTGGGAAAAACAGATAAAAAAACAATAAGAACATCCGAGCAAAACATAACGAACCTGACCGGCCGGATTTCCAGGGCAATGGTGTCGGGCGGGCTGATCATTTCCCTGGTGACGCTGGCCGTGCTTGTGTTTGCCTATACGCTGAGCCGTTCTGTCAACAACTCACTGAGCCGCGTGATCACGGGGCTTCAGATTGCCTTTGATAAAATTGCCGGGGTTTCCGGACAGGTCATGCAGGTGAGCCGACAGCTTGCCCTGGAGACATCGGAACAGGCCGCGTCACTGGAAGAAGTCTCTTCTTCCCTTGAGGAAATGGCATCCATGACCCGTCAGAATTCAGATAATGCCGGAAAAACGGACCATATTGTCAGGAATTCACTGAAGGGTATGAAAGCGGCCAACCTTTCCATGGGCCAGATCACCCAGTCCATGCAGGAAATCTCCCAGGCGACTTCGGAGACCCGGAAGATCGTTAAGACCATAGATGAAATCGCGTTCCAGACCAACCTGCTGTCGCTGAATGCCGCCATAGAGGCCGCGCGGGCTGGAAAAGCCGGGGCCGGATTTGCGGTTGTGGCCGATGAGGTGAGATCGCTGGCCATGCAGTCGGCAGAGGCGGCGAAGAATACAGCACTCATCATCGAGACGACAGGCCGGAGGGTAAAAGGCGGGGCAGAGCAGGTTTCAGCCTCAGGCGATGTGTTTACCCGGATGGAGGCTGACTCCCACAAGGTTACGGAACTGGTGGGGGAGGTGGCTGAAGGTTCAAAAGAACAGGCCATCGGCATTGAGCAGGTCAACAAAACCGTTACCGAAATAGACCGGGTGGTCCAGCAGAGCGCGGCCAACAGCCAGGATCTGTCCGGTACATTCGAGGAGATGAACGCCCTGGTCGGCCATATGGACACCATGATTCACGAACTGATCCTGCTGGCCGGACGAAACGGAAAAAAACGGATCTCCCGGCAGCGGGCGTTAAAAATAACGCCGCCCCTCCGGAAACCTGCAATAACCCCGGCAGCGGACTGA
- a CDS encoding YjbH domain-containing protein, with amino-acid sequence MSTVEAMQFEAIYNPIGYYVGAAYRFTDWFELGAYYSEYYEDEDE; translated from the coding sequence GTGAGTACCGTTGAGGCCATGCAATTCGAGGCGATTTATAATCCGATAGGATATTATGTGGGCGCCGCGTACCGCTTCACAGACTGGTTCGAACTGGGCGCGTATTATTCCGAATATTACGAAGATGAGGATGAATAA